The nucleotide window AAGAAGCAGCCTGAGAACCCCGTCGGCGCGCATCACTGAAAAAGCGTTTTAAAACGTCATCAGCCGTCGTGGCCTTGTCGCAGCAACGAAACAAGAAGAACGTACCGAGACGAGCTCCTGATCCATCACTCCTTTGCACATTGAGTTTCAAGAGCCCTACTCCCCGTTCTTTCCATCCCTTTTCGTTGACAAACAGCTTTGACCGTGCTTGGAAAACTGTatcctcgtcttcctctcctGTCGTCACTATATATAGATAACTCTTTTAGCTCATCCGTCCAGCAAACACAGACAGAGTATACGTACCGTCTTGCTCATGCATAGCCACCTTGCCCTCTTTCTCAACCTCTACATCCCCCCTGGACTCTTTCAAAATATCTCCAAAACTCGCTCTCTTGTTCCCTTGCTGCTCGGCATTTACTCCTTCATCACTAACCGCCCCCGCCAACCCCGCCGCGGCGCCCGACCCAAAGGGGGTAGCGTTATTCGAGTACGTACCGAATGCGGAACCTTTGATGGGTGCAGAGGCGGAAGCGAATGGGAATGGGGACGGGGAGGGTTTGGGTTTGGGTTTGGAGGCAGAGGCGGAGGCGGAGGATGTGAATGGggacgaggaggaggagaaggatgaaaaTGTTGCTTGGGGCTTTGCGGGTGCGGGTGCGGGTGCGGGCGTAGAAGTAGAGGTGGTGGAAGATCCAGGTTCGTCTTCGGCAGGGGTGGTAAGACTGGGTGTAGATTTGCCAGATGTGAATGGTGAGCTTTTGGCAAAATCGCCAAATGTAGcttgcttcttctcctctcgTGCAAAGGCAGACACAGGTGCGATGGCAGGGGTATCGTCACCGTGAGCGGGGGCTGGGGCGGCACCTTGCATGGCTGGAGCAGGAGAGGCAGTTTTGAGGGAAGCGAACGGAGAGGCAGAGGATGCGAATGAGGAAAAGCTGGTTTGGGGTTTTTTGGGCGGTTGTGCCGGTTGCACAGGTTCTTCTCCAGTAGGCTTGGAGGTGTGAGTTTGACAGAGACTGCAAGGAATGACTTGTGACTCACAGAAGGTGTATCTTTCTGTCGCTTGGTAGCGACGTCCTGCTCGACAGTGTTGAACGATGTATCATTCCTGTCCAACGCTTTTCGCTTCAGGCCATCGCCCTTGACACTCTCagcttcctccttttcaaTCTTTTCCCAACTGTCGTCCCCCTTGTCACTGTTGTTGTCGTTATTATTGTCGCCTTGAGACTTTGATTGTCCCTCTTCATAActcatcttctccacctGTTTCCGCACCTCGCCCACATTTTGCTCGGCAGTATCGGCGTCGGTCTCAGCCACCACATCGGGATCACCCTCTCCCTCTTGCTCCGTGAGCTCTTCAGCGGTAGAGGCGACACGGTTCTTCTTTGTGGCGAGCGCTGCAGCCGACTCTGCGTGGATGGGTTCCTGTTGTGCGTCCGTATGAGTACGCCGAGATGTCCCGTTGGAATAGACTTACGAGTGAGCCTTCGCGAACCCGCTTGAGCGATGCCGAGTCTGCGTGTGTCAGCCTTGTTGCTGTGTGCGGTGTGGCCGTCGACGCACCCTGTTTGGCGGTGTGCTGGTCTGCGGTGCGTGTGTCTGGCTGCATGTCTGTGGAGATGGCGTGGAGGATACAAGTGAGAGATGAAGCAGTACTAAATAATAACAGAAGCGGTGGGTGACGCCGGAAGCAACCTGCGCGGGGGGAAGGGGGGAGGGAGTGACCGCATAGTAGCATAAGCTGTTTCCATCCCCCCTGCACTGCACATGCACACCCCCGCGATGGCATTCCCCCGTCTCCTCGTATCCGCCACTTCCGCCGCCACCCTCGTCGCCCTCTACCTCCTCTTCACAGGTGCGTCCCCCCCACAAACCATGCACGAGCTCATACTCCCCACCGCTAGGCCAAGGCGAGGCATTCAACGTCGGCAGCTTTCTCGCACAGTCCTCGCCGTATGCATGGGCGCTGATCGGTGTCGGCCTCTGCATCGGTCTCAGCGTATCCGGCGCTGCATGGCGAGTTCATCTGTGGAACGGGAGGATGGGGCGCTGATGTGCGTGTAGGGGTATCTTTGTGACCGGTGCGTCCATCTTGGGTGGTGGTGTGCGGGCACCAAGGATTAGAACCAAAAACTTGATCTCGTACGTGTCTCCGGCTGCAGCGCTCAATGCTGCAGTGCTGCAGTGCTGCAATGCTGCCAGCTGACATGCAATACAAGGATCATCTTTTGCGAGGTTGTCGCCATCTATGGCAAGTTTATCATATCGCATACTATAAAGCTGACAGGGCGCTAGGTGTTATCATGGCCATTGTATTCTCATCCAAGATCACAGGAGACGTCCAAGATCCGTATACAGCAAACAACTACTACACCGGTACGCCTCGCCATACACCCACCTCCACACCTGACAGTGGCTGACAAGAAACAGGCTTTGCGCTCTTCTGGGGCGGTCTCGCTGTGGGCGTGTGTAACCTGTTGTGCGGTGTGTCGGTGGGTATCACGGGATCGACTGCTGCTGTAGCGGACGCTGCAGACCCTCAATTGTTTGTCAAGATTCTCATTGTCGAGGTGAGTCGATCAACTACGGCGTGGGTTCGTGGTTGGGGCTGATGGGTTGGGATTGGGTAGATCTTTGGTTCTGTTCTCGGATTGTTTGGTCTCATTGGCAAGTCGTTGTCGTTTCCACGATGGATCGTTTACTAATACTGTCATGTAGTTGGCCTCCTCATCGTATGTCATGGTCATACCCACCACTCTCTCTCGATCCCCACTAACACCCGATACGCAGTCTGGCAAGGCCGAAGAGTTTGCGTAAATCAAAAATCTAGACAACGTTATGATAAAATGCATATTATATTCACGATCCACCCGGGTTTATAGTTTACAAATGCCTTTTGGCGATAGCTCTCACTCTGGCTTCGAACGCTGGACTCTTTATCGGCGTGTTGACGGTAAAGAATGGATTTAGTAATATCTACGTTGCTTATCAGCAAACCGCCTCCCCCCCCTCCTCATTATATATCGTTTTACCTTGATGTAAGCTTCCCAGAGATCAATAAAGAATAGCCGGATACCATCATCATTCTTGACATCGTGCAACAGAACGAATTTGACTATTGCCCCGTTTAGTAGTTTTCCACGTATGCTGCGTAAACGACCCCCAAGTATGCGAACAACGACTCACCTCCTGTGGGTATGAATGCAGACACGATCCACTCGTTGTACCGATCCACGCCTTTCAAATACCTGCACGTGTGGTCAGCGATCACAAACCTACCCGAGAACTAAGGGAGGAGCGTGCGTACAGTGCGCCTGTACCCTCCATGATTTCCTCGACGCTGTCCAAGCTCATATGCGCGACCATCTGGCACATGGCCCTATCTCTTTGCGGTGCGCTCTTTGACTCCATGAGAGGCCCCGAGGTGGTGGGTCTGGGAGCATCGTGCGAGGCGTCaccgctgctgctgctgttgctgttgctgttggTGGCTGTGAATGAGGACCATgaggggaaggaagaggtggatGTCGCTGTGGCTGGCGGGGGCGGTTTTGTGGATGAAAAGGCAAGTTCAAAGAGGGGCGCGTCGTTGGGCGAGACGACGGCGAGGTAAAACGACATGGCGGTGGGGAAGAGACCGACAGTGAACACTGGGATACCGAAAACCGAAAACCGAAAACCGGATAATGTGCGGACGCGGACGCGCTGAAATCACATCCAACTTGTCTTTCCACCGCATATCACCATTATCCCACACCCACACCCACAGCAGAGGCTCCATCCTGCCAGTGAATTCACTGCATAACTCTGCACACACAGCTACAGCTCGTGCATAGACATGGCTTCCATCTTTGGCAAGAAAAACAGGACCTCTGCATCATCCTCCACCCACAGCCAGTCTTCCCCGGGCCTCGTCGCCTCTGTCCCATACAGCCAGCTCGCATCGGGTCCGCCACCCGTCGCTGGACCCTCGGCGTCGGGGTCGGGGTCAGGGTCAGGGAGCAGGGGAAGCGACGTTGTGGCTTCGAGGCTGGTCAGTGCGCCGTCGACAAATCCGACGTTGACGGACGATGGCACGCCGATAAGAATGTCCGTGTCGGTGTCGGCGACACCAACAAAGGGCGAAGGGTCAAGACGCTCGAATGCGAGTTATgcgacgacgacgacggATACAGGGATAGGGATAGGGACGGGGACGGGCCGGAGTTCGGCGCACGAGTACCAGGAGATGCTTAGACGGGCGACGTTGGATACCAATCCACATACACCCATATACGAAACCATGGCCAGCACCAAAAGCCCCACGTTTAGCCCGTACCCATCGCCCCATCCGGTAAGGACGCCAGCGACGCCAGCGACGCCGGGGACGCCAGGGACACCGTCACAAGAGTTTGGGATGAGACCGTATCCGTACGTCGCTGGGTCCGGGTCCGGGTCGGGGTACGGGTACGGGTACGGGTACGGGAAAAGTCCAGAGACGTCCTCGATACGGAGCATATCCTCGGTGAACAGCACGTATGACCCAAATAACCCTATGAGCGATACGGGCCGGTATCCCAAATTCGAGACTCAAAGTATCCCGGGGTTAGCGAATGGCAGCGGCAGCGGCAACAAAAGCACGAGCATGAGCATGAGCACGCCGACAACTCAATCTACAACGTCTTTACCCCTTCCTTCCCCCTTACCGAACCGAAATGGCGAGTACGCACGGCCACCAGACCAGGAAATCGAGTTTTGGTACCAACAAATCCTCCAAAAGACCGATTTGGACCCTTCACGCTCGTCGTACATGATGTCTTCGCCCAACCCTTCATTATCCAGATCATCCGTCGTCACATCGTCGTCGCTCAACGTCAATGTCAACACCAATGCCAATGCCAATGCCAATGCCAGCTCTGCAGCGAGATCAGCTGCCAATTTACCGATGGACTCGAAATGGACGATTGTACAACAATACTGGAAGTCGAGagagcagcagcagcatCAGCAGCACCAGCATCAACATCACAAGCATCACGAGACGACGCCAAAAGCTCtggggaggaagatggCGACGGCGGCGACGCCGGCGAAAAGTGGAAAGGGATCGGTAGAGTATTTCCTGAGTCATGCGTTATCGAGGACATTGACGCCCGCCATCTTGTTCTCATTAGAGATCAGTTTAAGAACAGAGACACTAGAGTGAGTATATTATACCCCCCTCCCTGAAAAACGGAGTAGATGTTGATACGCCCGGATTTAGCTGGATACAAAACTTTATGGATCATCAAGGTCAAGCGGCTTTAGTGAATTGTCTCACCCCCTTGACGTATACCGAAGGAAGCTGTCCTCCACCCACAGATATTGACGAAGGTTTAATGCACTGTCTCAGTCGATCTATCGGAAAACATCGAGTGAGCGTTTATTGTCGGTATCATAAGAAAAGACTAACATATATGTATATAGATTGGGTGCGCCGATGCGCTCTCCAAACCTCTGATGACTGAAAAAATCATCCCCTACCTGACATGTCCCAACATGAATTGCCGCTTATGGGCCGCTCAAATCCTCACCGTCCTCTGCCAAGTCACCGATCCCATCACGGGCGATAAACCTGGTTTAACAATCGTCTATTCGGCCTTTGCACACATGCAGAGAAAAGTGAATGAAAACGTGACGGATCTGAAAGCCAAAGTCGGCAGATTCAATCTCTGGTTATCCCAGCTAGCAGAAGTCCTGGCGAGGCAGGGGTTAATGGGCAGTCATGTTCGCGCACACGCGCAGGTAAAGGGGTTGGATGTGGTCGAGTACTGTCGGACGATGGTCCTCCTCATCGTCTCGCTCCCGACATCCAACGACCGCAAAACCCGATCGTCTATCCGGAACCAACTCGACCTCGCCGTGTTGCCGATCATCATCCAAAACCTGAGACAGTTGCGTGATCCCGAGATCAACATGCAGCTCGACATTTACGAAGAGAATGAGCGGAACGATCGGGCGAATATGGTCGATCAAGAGCGGGGGACGTTGCTCAAGAATTTAAAAACGCCCGAACAGATCATCCCGTTGCTCCTCGAGCGGACAAAGGGGTCACAGTCCAGTCGGTACCTGATTGATATCCTAAGACATTTTCTGCTCATCGATTcagatggagaagatgagcaAGCTCGGTATTTCCAGCTTCTCGATGAGTTGATTTCGACCATCGTCATGGGCTCATCACCCGATTTACATTATGAATTCCGTGATGCGTTTGGCAAATCCATCGCACACTTGCTCGGCAAGTT belongs to Cryptococcus gattii WM276 chromosome I, complete sequence and includes:
- a CDS encoding hydrogen-transporting ATPase, putative (Similar to TIGR gene model, INSD accession AAW46014.1), which encodes MAFPRLLVSATSAATLVALYLLFTGQGEAFNVGSFLAQSSPYAWALIGVGLCIGLSVSGAAWGIFVTGASILGGGVRAPRIRTKNLISIIFCEVVAIYGVIMAIVFSSKITGDVQDPYTANNYYTGFALFWGGLAVGVCNLLCGVSVGITGSTAAVADAADPQLFVKILIVEIFGSVLGLFGLIVGLLISGKAEEFA
- a CDS encoding uncharacterized protein (Similar to TIGR gene model, INSD accession AAW46013.1): MQPDTRTADQHTAKQDSASLKRVREGSLEPIHAESAAALATKKNRVASTAEELTEQEGEGDPDVVAETDADTAEQNVGEVRKQVEKMSYEEGQSKSQGDNNNDNNSDKGDDSWEKIEKEEAESVKGDGLKRKALDRNDTSFNTVEQDVATKRQKDTPSPTGEEPVQPAQPPKKPQTSFSSFASSASPFASLKTASPAPAMQGAAPAPAHGDDTPAIAPVSAFAREEKKQATFGDFAKSSPFTSGKSTPSLTTPAEDEPGSSTTSTSTPAPAPAPAKPQATFSSFSSSSSPFTSSASASASKPKPKPSPSPFPFASASAPIKGSAFGTYSNNATPFGSGAAAGLAGAVSDEGVNAEQQGNKRASFGDILKESRGDVEVEKEGKVAMHEQDVTTGEEDEDTVFQARSKLFVNEKGWKERGVGLLKLNVQRSDGSGARLVMRADGVLRLLLNSKLYKGLNPTVEGKTVLMTLPNVGEKEMAIICLRMSNAKVAEELADYIHEHIPLDSANASKSPQPDV
- a CDS encoding ER to Golgi transport-related protein, putative (Similar to TIGR gene model, INSD accession AAW45920.1); protein product: MSFYLAVVSPNDAPLFELAFSSTKPPPPATATSTSSFPSWSSFTATNSNSNSSSSGDASHDAPRPTTSGPLMESKSAPQRDRAMCQMVAHMSLDSVEEIMEGTGALYLKGVDRYNEWIVSAFIPTGVKFVLLHDVKNDDGIRLFFIDLWEAYIKILLNPFFTVNTPIKSPAFEARVRAIAKRHL